In Mycolicibacterium gadium, the genomic window GCCACCAGCCCTCGGACGGATTGAGGAAGCCCGACAGCGATGCGGCGTAGATGAACTTCTGCGGGTGATAGATCGAGTACGTCAGCGCCGTGGCGCCGGCCATCGAAATGCCGACCACCGCGTTGCCGAGCTGGGAGACACCCTTGTTGGCCTCCAGCCAAGCGGGCAGCTCGTTCGTCAGGAACGTCTCCCACTTGTAGGTGTAATCCTGGCCGTTACCCCGTGACGGCTGATACCAGTCGGTGTAGAAGCTCGACATGCCACCGACGGGCATGACGGTCGACAGACCCGACTGGTAGTACCACTCGAAGGCCGGGGTGTTGATGTCCCAGCCGTTGAAATCGTCCTGCGCCCGCAGTCCGTCCAGCAGGTACACCGCGTGCGGACCTCCGCCCTGGAACTGCACCCGGATGTTGCGGTTCATCGACGGGGAGAACACATCCAGATACTCGACCGGCAGACCCGGCCGGGAGAACGCACCAGCTGTCGCCGAACCCCCGACGAAGCCGATCAGCCCGGGCAGAGTCGCCGCCGCAACGGCGCTCACCGCCAGCCTGCGGAACCACTTACTCCGAAACCTCTCAAAGACCTTCATAACGGCAACCAACCCACCTTTCATCACCTGGCGCAAAGCCTTTGCCATTGCTCTGCCTGCGTAATGAAACACGTGCGCCGGGCGAGTTCGGATGCTCAACACTCGGTTGCGATATCGCGGTTGGCTAACGATTCCGACTCGGCGAGGACTCAGCAATGGCCGATTTGTGCTGTGGCCTGTGTGAATTCTGTGATTGGAGTGAATTAGCGCCCGGTTACGACAAACCGGGGTTCAGCCGGTGCAGCTGTGTTACGTGTCGCGGTTCCAATTCGGCGAGGGAGGTCACCCCGAGCAGCGCCATGGTGCGGCTGACCTGCCCTGACAGGATCTCGATGGCACGGTCGACACCCGCCTCGCCGCCGGCCATCAGACCGTACAGATAGGCGCGGCCGACCAAGGTGAACCGCGCGCCCAGCGCGATGGCCGCCACGACGTCAGCGCCGGACATGATGCCGGTGTCCAGCAAAAGCTCGGTGTCGCGTCCCAGTTCCGCGGCCACGCGTGGCAACAAATGGAAGGGAACCGGCGCGCGGTCCAATTGACGGCCGCCGTGGTTGGACAGCAGGATCCCGTCAGCACCGAGGTCGACGACCGACTTCGCGTCCTCAAGCGTCTGAATTCCCTTGACCACCAACTTGTTCGGCCACTTTGACTTGATCCAGGCCAGGTCATCGAACGTGACAGTCGGGTCGAACATGGTGTCCAGGTACTGGGCGACCGTGCCGGGCCATCGGTCCAGCGACGCGAACGACAATGGTTCGGTGGTCAGCAGGTCGAACCACCAGCGAGGGTGCGGTACCGCGTCCAGGACCGTACGCAGCGTCAGCGCCGGCGGAATCGACATACCGTTGCGGGTGTCGCGGAGCCGGGCCCCCGCAACGGGAACGTCCACCGTCACGAGCAGCGTGTCGAACCCCGCCGCTGCGGCCCGCTCGACCAGTGCCATCGACCGGTCCCGGTCTTTCCACATGTACAACTGAAACCAATTGCGTCCGTGTGGGTTTGCCGCTTTGACCTGTTCAATGGAGGTGGTTCCCAGGGTGGACAACGAGAACGGGATGCCTGCGCGGGCGGCGGCGCGCGCGCCGGCGATCTCACCCTCGGTCCGCATCAACCTGGTGAATCCGGTGGGCGCGATCCCGAACGGCTGGGCAACGCGGTCGCCGAGTACGGTCGCGCCGGTGTCGATTTTCGCGACGTCGCGCAGGATGGTCGGGTGAAATTCGATGTCCCGGAAGGCTTGTCGTGCCCGCGCCAGTGACAACTCCTCCTCGGCGGCCCCGTCGGTGTAGTCGAACGCCGCCTTCGGCGTGCGACGTCTGGCGATACGGCGCAAGTCCTCGATCGTCAGCGCGCTGTCGAGACGGCGGCGCGTCAGGTTCAGATCCGGCGTACGGAATTGCAGCAGCGGTGCCAGCTCACGTGGGCGGGGCAGTCGGCGCTTCATCGCAGAGCTCAGTTCTGTCCGGCGGCCAGTGCCCGCCGCAGGCTCTCGCGCCGTTCTTCGATCGCCCGCCCGAAGTCCTGCAGCAGCACCGGCTTTTTCGACACCAGATCCTCGATGACGTCGCGTTCGAAACGCAGCACGGTCACTTCCTCGAGCGCATACGCGGCAGCGGTGACCGGTTCGAGGGTCAAGGCCGTCTGACCGAGGAAGTCGCCCGATTCGAGCGTGCGCACCGGCACGATCCCACCGGCATCGTCGGCCACCGCGAGTCGGACCCTTCCGCTGACGATGAACGTCATTCGCTTGGGTATCTGGCCGGAGTACTGGAGATACTCCTCGGCGCCGTAGCGGGTGAGGCGCACTCGTTTCACCAGGTCCTCTTGGTCCTCGTGGCTCAGCCGCAGGGTGGGCGCGATGATCCGCAACGATCTCTGCACCCGCTCGGTGGTCGCGAAGTCGTCCTGGGCCTCGTCGAGATGCAGACCGGCTCGTCGCGACGCGTACCAAACCCAGCGCAGGTACTGTGATTTGGCGGCGAAGTCGTCGGCGGGTGAGCGCAGCGGCACTTCTGTGCTGTATTCCATCGCACCGGATCGGACGCTGGACGGCGCCGCGCCCGGTCGCAGCTGCGGCAGCATGGCCGCCACCCGGTTGAGCATGGCGATGACGTCATCGGGTGGATCGTCGACCGAGAAGGTGGTGGTGACGCTCAGGGCGTGGGTGCCGGCAGGCCGGCTGAGGTTCTTGAACGACGCCGCGGCCAAGGCTGAGTTGGGCATGATCATCATGCCGCTGCCGGTGTCGATATGCGTTGCGCGCCAGTTGACTTCGATGACCCGCCCGCGTGCGGTCGGAGCGTCGATCCAATCGCCCAATTGAAACGGCTGCTCGAACAACAGCAGCAGACCCGAGATGATCTGCCCGACCGAATTCTGCAGCGCGAGGCCGAGCACGATGGACGACACGCCCAGCGCGGTGAACAGGCCGCCGACGTTGGCGCCCCAGATGTAGGCGAGCATGATGCCGACGCCGACGGCGATCACCGCGAATCTGGCCACGTCGAGGAAAATCGACGGAATTCGCTTACGCCAACTGCCCTCTGGAGCGCCCTGGAACATCGTCGCGTTGAGGCCGGACAGCAGCAGGACCAGGACGACGAAACCGAAGACAGTGGCGACGACGCGCACCGGCGTCGCTTCTCCGTTGACCTGGATGGCCTGCACCAGCAGGATCAGCAGCGCACCGAGAGGCAGAATATAGTTGCGCACCAGA contains:
- a CDS encoding esterase family protein; its protein translation is MKVFERFRSKWFRRLAVSAVAAATLPGLIGFVGGSATAGAFSRPGLPVEYLDVFSPSMNRNIRVQFQGGGPHAVYLLDGLRAQDDFNGWDINTPAFEWYYQSGLSTVMPVGGMSSFYTDWYQPSRGNGQDYTYKWETFLTNELPAWLEANKGVSQLGNAVVGISMAGATALTYSIYHPQKFIYAASLSGFLNPSEGWWPMLIGLAMNDAGGYNAESMWGPSSDPAWKRNDPMVNINQLVANNTRVWIYCGSGTPSDLDTSGGGGNMMAAQFLEGLTLRTNVSFKDNYVAAGGTNGVFNFPQQGTHSWGYWGQQLEMMKPDIQRVLGAQATA
- a CDS encoding alpha-hydroxy acid oxidase; amino-acid sequence: MKRRLPRPRELAPLLQFRTPDLNLTRRRLDSALTIEDLRRIARRRTPKAAFDYTDGAAEEELSLARARQAFRDIEFHPTILRDVAKIDTGATVLGDRVAQPFGIAPTGFTRLMRTEGEIAGARAAARAGIPFSLSTLGTTSIEQVKAANPHGRNWFQLYMWKDRDRSMALVERAAAAGFDTLLVTVDVPVAGARLRDTRNGMSIPPALTLRTVLDAVPHPRWWFDLLTTEPLSFASLDRWPGTVAQYLDTMFDPTVTFDDLAWIKSKWPNKLVVKGIQTLEDAKSVVDLGADGILLSNHGGRQLDRAPVPFHLLPRVAAELGRDTELLLDTGIMSGADVVAAIALGARFTLVGRAYLYGLMAGGEAGVDRAIEILSGQVSRTMALLGVTSLAELEPRHVTQLHRLNPGLS
- a CDS encoding mechanosensitive ion channel family protein, whose amino-acid sequence is MSSIFDSGWFYWAVAVAIGFPVCLVLLTELHNALLRRNNALARPVHLVRNYILPLGALLILLVQAIQVNGEATPVRVVATVFGFVVLVLLLSGLNATMFQGAPEGSWRKRIPSIFLDVARFAVIAVGVGIMLAYIWGANVGGLFTALGVSSIVLGLALQNSVGQIISGLLLLFEQPFQLGDWIDAPTARGRVIEVNWRATHIDTGSGMMIMPNSALAAASFKNLSRPAGTHALSVTTTFSVDDPPDDVIAMLNRVAAMLPQLRPGAAPSSVRSGAMEYSTEVPLRSPADDFAAKSQYLRWVWYASRRAGLHLDEAQDDFATTERVQRSLRIIAPTLRLSHEDQEDLVKRVRLTRYGAEEYLQYSGQIPKRMTFIVSGRVRLAVADDAGGIVPVRTLESGDFLGQTALTLEPVTAAAYALEEVTVLRFERDVIEDLVSKKPVLLQDFGRAIEERRESLRRALAAGQN